In the genome of Desulfonatronum thioautotrophicum, the window TACACGGACATCACCCGCGTGCCCCGCACCCCGGACTTTTTGCGCGGAGTGATCAATGTCCGGGGGCGGGCCGTGCCCGTGGTGGACATGCGCCTAAAGTTTGGAATGACTTTGACCGAACAGACGGTTAATACCTGCATCATAATCGTCGAGGTGGACGTGGACGGTGAATCGACCATCCTGGGAGCCCTTGCGGACTCGGTGCAGGAAGTGTTCAACCTGGAACCGGAGCAGATCGAGCCGGCCCCTCG includes:
- a CDS encoding chemotaxis protein CheW encodes the protein YTDITRVPRTPDFLRGVINVRGRAVPVVDMRLKFGMTLTEQTVNTCIIIVEVDVDGESTILGALADSVQEVFNLEPEQIEPAPRLGTRIKTEFIEGMGKNGEEFIIILNIDKIFSADELAIVKDVEEAT